One window from the genome of Mycolicibacterium gadium encodes:
- a CDS encoding coniferyl-alcohol dehydrogenase: MSRIVVVGAASGIGAAAAKHFYASGDHVLAVDIREPQSPVSEYRQCDLRDPARIDTVLGDIGTGWDMLAHVAGIPGTAPAADVLTVNYLGMRLMAEGMLPLMNTGGSIVTVASTAALGWDQRIDVLSELLELTDGDAVARWQEGQDPAYPVYSTSKQAAILYTKRLAGPAWAKYGVRVNTVSPGPVETPILSDFEHTMGKEVLDMCRATVGRHATVDDVVPVIAFLGSPDARWITGQDIHVDGGFVTSMTAGPPVQLI, translated from the coding sequence ATGAGCAGGATCGTGGTCGTCGGCGCGGCGTCGGGTATCGGTGCGGCCGCGGCGAAACACTTCTACGCCAGCGGCGACCACGTGCTGGCAGTCGACATCCGCGAGCCGCAGTCGCCGGTCTCCGAATACCGGCAATGCGATTTGCGCGACCCAGCCCGCATCGACACGGTTCTCGGCGACATCGGCACCGGCTGGGACATGCTCGCCCACGTGGCGGGGATTCCGGGGACCGCCCCCGCCGCCGATGTGCTGACCGTCAACTACCTCGGCATGCGGTTGATGGCCGAAGGCATGCTGCCGCTGATGAACACGGGCGGTTCGATCGTCACGGTGGCATCGACGGCGGCACTCGGTTGGGATCAGCGGATCGACGTTTTGTCCGAGCTGCTCGAACTCACCGACGGCGATGCAGTCGCACGCTGGCAGGAAGGTCAGGATCCCGCATATCCGGTGTACAGCACGTCCAAGCAGGCGGCGATCCTGTACACCAAGCGCCTTGCCGGACCCGCGTGGGCCAAGTACGGAGTCCGGGTCAACACCGTGAGCCCAGGCCCCGTCGAGACACCGATCCTCTCGGACTTCGAGCACACCATGGGCAAGGAGGTCCTCGATATGTGTCGTGCCACCGTGGGACGCCACGCCACTGTCGACGACGTCGTGCCCGTGATCGCGTTCCTCGGCTCACCGGATGCCCGCTGGATCACCGGCCAGGACATACACGTCGACGGCGGGTTCGTGACCTCGATGACAGCCGGGCCTCCTGTCCAGCTGATATAG
- a CDS encoding cytochrome P450 gives MESSVHNITVEEAADLVRDPYPLFARRRQEFGVFKGSVMDWSTTPESMLPENLYAAVSFDAVNRVFRDSKVFNSQIYDNTIGLFIGPTILAMEGKKHWEHRNLVSAAFKTRSLSRWEPEIVRPVVEGLIDEFIDVGHADLVKQFTLEFPTRVISKLLGLPEEDLPWFRKRAVELISYTVKWKRAFEASAALKDYFLQQIELRRRKPTPDIIGDLVTAEIDGEKLTDEAIYSFLRLLLPAGLETTYRSSGNLLFLLLTHPEQFRAVQADRDLIGPAIEEGLRYETPLTTVQRYATEETELEGVTIPHGAVIDVCIGSANRDEQRWERSEKFDIHRKRLPHISFAAGEHTCMGLHLARMETRVAVECLLDRLTDIQLITDDNPTIHGQPFRSPTAIPVTFNPAG, from the coding sequence GTGGAGAGCTCAGTGCACAACATCACGGTCGAGGAGGCGGCTGACCTCGTCCGTGACCCCTATCCCCTGTTCGCGCGGCGGAGGCAAGAGTTCGGTGTCTTCAAGGGCAGCGTCATGGACTGGTCCACGACACCCGAATCGATGCTTCCCGAGAACCTCTACGCCGCGGTCTCTTTCGATGCGGTCAACCGGGTGTTCCGGGACAGCAAGGTCTTCAACTCGCAGATCTATGACAACACCATCGGCCTGTTCATCGGGCCGACGATTCTGGCGATGGAAGGCAAGAAGCACTGGGAGCACCGCAATCTGGTCTCGGCAGCCTTCAAGACGAGATCGCTGTCGCGGTGGGAACCCGAGATCGTTCGCCCGGTCGTCGAGGGGCTGATCGACGAGTTCATCGACGTCGGACACGCCGACCTGGTCAAGCAATTCACCCTCGAGTTCCCCACCCGGGTGATCTCGAAGCTGTTGGGGCTTCCCGAAGAAGACTTGCCCTGGTTCCGCAAGCGCGCCGTCGAGCTGATCAGCTACACCGTCAAGTGGAAGCGGGCCTTCGAAGCGTCGGCAGCACTGAAAGACTATTTCCTGCAACAGATCGAGTTGCGCAGGCGCAAGCCGACGCCCGACATCATCGGCGACCTGGTGACCGCCGAGATCGACGGCGAAAAGCTCACCGATGAAGCCATTTATTCCTTCCTGCGTCTGCTGCTGCCCGCCGGGCTCGAGACCACCTACCGGTCGTCGGGCAATCTGCTGTTCCTTCTGCTGACCCATCCCGAGCAGTTCCGTGCGGTGCAGGCCGACCGCGATCTCATCGGGCCCGCGATCGAAGAGGGGTTGCGGTACGAGACGCCGCTCACCACGGTGCAGCGCTACGCCACCGAGGAGACCGAACTCGAGGGCGTCACCATTCCACACGGCGCAGTGATCGATGTGTGCATCGGGTCGGCGAACCGCGACGAGCAACGCTGGGAACGGTCGGAAAAGTTCGACATCCACCGCAAACGCCTGCCGCACATATCGTTTGCGGCCGGCGAGCACACCTGCATGGGGCTGCATCTGGCCCGCATGGAGACCCGCGTCGCCGTCGAATGCCTACTCGATCGGCTGACCGACATCCAACTCATCACTGACGACAACCCCACCATTCACGGGCAGCCCTTCCGCTCCCCGACCGCCATTCCCGTGACGTTCAACCCTGCCGGTTGA
- a CDS encoding TetR/AcrR family transcriptional regulator: MGAHAKVDTRKRRDRGSISADEILQGAFDVAAQVSIDNLSMPVLAKHLDVGVTSIYWYFRRKDDLLDAMTDCALERFEFTVPTIDASNWRASLRDHAHTMRKHFRDNPILCDLVLIRSQFGGSAVRGALQKIEQPVGALIEAGLDASQAIAVYGAISVHTRGSAVLERIQDKAEGFPAPRSNGKRYIGFADDIDYDYILESILDHAQTLIDQ; the protein is encoded by the coding sequence GTGGGCGCCCATGCGAAGGTCGACACCCGCAAGCGACGGGACCGCGGCTCGATCAGTGCCGACGAGATCCTGCAGGGCGCCTTCGACGTAGCCGCACAGGTGTCGATCGACAACCTCAGCATGCCGGTGCTGGCCAAGCATCTGGACGTCGGAGTCACCAGCATCTACTGGTATTTCCGGCGCAAGGACGATCTACTCGACGCGATGACAGATTGCGCGCTGGAGCGGTTCGAGTTCACCGTGCCGACCATCGACGCCTCCAATTGGCGTGCGTCGCTTCGTGACCACGCACATACGATGCGCAAACACTTCCGGGACAATCCGATCCTGTGCGACCTGGTCCTCATTCGCAGTCAGTTCGGCGGCAGCGCCGTACGTGGAGCATTGCAGAAGATCGAGCAGCCCGTCGGGGCGCTGATCGAGGCGGGACTCGATGCGAGCCAGGCCATCGCCGTTTACGGCGCGATCTCCGTGCACACCCGCGGGTCGGCGGTGCTGGAGCGTATCCAGGACAAGGCCGAAGGATTCCCCGCTCCTCGCTCGAACGGCAAGCGCTACATCGGCTTCGCCGACGACATCGACTACGACTACATCCTGGAGAGCATTCTCGACCACGCGCAAACGCTCATCGATCAGTGA
- a CDS encoding aldehyde dehydrogenase family protein: protein MLVDGELVESTSGATFDNVSPATGLLLGATAAADAVDMSRAIAAARRAFDESDWSTHRELRKRCLAQLQSAIEAEKEDLREELIAEVGCPAMTTQSAQLDWPLAEALRYPAGLIDDFEWERTLGGGGLFGDRNVRTVVKEPVGVVAAITPSNFPIEVILNKLGPALAAGNTVLLKPDPNTPWNAARLGRLVAEHTEFPPGVLNVVTTPSNDVAGVLGTDPRVDMISFTGSTAVGKLLMRQGADTMKRMFLELGGKSVAIVLDDANPAAILGAAIGMCVHAGQACAATTRMLVHRSLYDETVAAVTAAYQGVPVGDPVRPETIVGPVISAAQKDRVLTAVERARAGGAEITVGGGVVDGLPEHLAAGHYVQPTVIVGVDNNAAIAREEVFGPVLIMMPFDDDDHAVRIANDSAYGLAGAVVSRSTERGMNIARRIRTGAFGVNGGMFYGADAPFGGYKNSGVGRQCGIEGFQQYLETKTIGCRMPRPKMSDFGARTVAQR from the coding sequence ATGCTCGTCGACGGTGAGCTGGTGGAATCGACCTCGGGTGCGACCTTCGACAATGTCAGCCCCGCGACCGGCCTACTGTTGGGCGCCACGGCCGCCGCCGACGCCGTTGACATGAGCCGAGCGATCGCGGCCGCGCGGCGCGCCTTCGACGAGTCCGACTGGTCGACCCACCGTGAGCTACGCAAGCGGTGCCTGGCGCAATTGCAGTCGGCGATCGAGGCCGAGAAGGAAGACCTGCGCGAGGAACTGATCGCCGAGGTCGGCTGTCCCGCGATGACAACGCAGTCCGCGCAATTGGATTGGCCGCTTGCCGAAGCGCTGCGCTATCCGGCCGGCTTGATCGACGACTTCGAATGGGAGCGCACGCTCGGCGGCGGCGGCCTGTTCGGTGACCGGAACGTGCGCACCGTGGTCAAGGAACCGGTCGGCGTGGTTGCGGCGATCACCCCGTCGAACTTCCCGATCGAGGTCATCCTCAACAAGCTGGGACCCGCGCTGGCGGCGGGTAACACGGTGCTGCTGAAGCCGGATCCGAACACCCCGTGGAACGCCGCGCGGCTGGGCAGGCTCGTCGCCGAGCACACCGAGTTCCCGCCGGGCGTGCTGAACGTCGTCACGACCCCATCGAACGACGTTGCGGGCGTGCTGGGCACCGATCCGCGCGTGGACATGATCTCGTTCACCGGATCAACGGCCGTCGGCAAGCTGCTGATGCGGCAGGGCGCCGACACGATGAAGCGGATGTTCCTGGAGCTCGGCGGCAAGTCTGTCGCGATCGTGCTCGACGACGCCAACCCCGCCGCGATCCTGGGCGCCGCGATCGGCATGTGCGTGCATGCCGGGCAGGCGTGCGCGGCGACCACCCGCATGCTGGTGCATCGGTCCCTGTACGACGAGACCGTCGCCGCCGTCACCGCCGCGTACCAGGGGGTGCCGGTCGGCGATCCGGTACGGCCGGAAACCATTGTCGGGCCGGTGATCAGCGCCGCGCAGAAGGACCGCGTGCTCACGGCTGTCGAGCGGGCACGAGCGGGCGGCGCCGAGATCACCGTCGGGGGAGGTGTGGTCGATGGGCTGCCCGAACACCTTGCGGCCGGTCACTATGTACAACCCACCGTGATCGTCGGTGTCGACAACAACGCCGCGATCGCACGGGAAGAGGTTTTCGGCCCGGTATTGATCATGATGCCGTTCGACGACGACGACCACGCTGTCCGCATCGCGAACGACAGCGCGTATGGCCTTGCCGGCGCGGTTGTTTCGCGATCGACGGAACGCGGCATGAATATCGCCCGCCGTATCCGCACCGGCGCGTTCGGCGTCAACGGCGGGATGTTCTACGGCGCAGACGCTCCATTCGGCGGCTACAAGAACAGCGGCGTGGGGCGGCAGTGCGGAATCGAGGGATTCCAGCAGTACCTCGAGACCAAGACGATCGGATGCCGGATGCCCCGGCCGAAAATGAGTGATTTCGGTGCGCGCACGGTCGCTCAGCGATAG
- a CDS encoding CaiB/BaiF CoA transferase family protein, whose translation MEGVRVLEVAQFTFVPAAGAILADWGADVIKVEHPVRGDTQRGFINMGGFQLDPNRHPLIEHPNRGKRSVGIDVSTPGGQEVLYEIAKTADVFLTNYMPAQRQKNKFDIEHIRAVNPNIIYARGSAYGDKGAERDTGGFDGTAFWTRSGVGHALTPEEIGGALPQGIPAFGDSIGGMNIAGGISAALFHRERTGEAVELDVSLLSTAWWAAGASVTQGMETGETMRSLMPGTTASVNPFMANYLTSDGGTINLCIVSPTGYIRDAFEHLGLPELADDPRFCDVMPLIQNAEAGVQLIAEAIRSRPFEYWRQHLKTMKGQWAPFQSLIDLASDEQAIDNDMIVEVEASDGGAPFKVVRGPVQFNHEPLETTRAPQASEHTEIVLMELGMDWDRIEALKNAGAIA comes from the coding sequence ATGGAGGGCGTTCGCGTTCTCGAGGTTGCACAGTTCACGTTCGTCCCCGCCGCCGGGGCGATCCTCGCCGACTGGGGCGCGGACGTGATCAAAGTCGAGCACCCGGTGCGCGGTGACACCCAGCGCGGCTTCATCAACATGGGCGGCTTCCAACTCGACCCCAACCGCCACCCGCTGATCGAGCATCCCAACCGCGGCAAGCGCAGCGTCGGTATCGACGTCTCCACCCCCGGTGGTCAGGAAGTCCTGTACGAGATCGCCAAGACCGCGGACGTCTTCCTCACCAATTACATGCCAGCCCAACGGCAGAAGAACAAGTTCGACATCGAGCACATCCGCGCCGTCAATCCGAACATCATCTACGCGCGCGGCAGCGCTTATGGAGACAAGGGGGCCGAGCGCGACACGGGCGGTTTCGACGGCACCGCATTCTGGACGCGCAGCGGTGTCGGCCACGCGCTGACCCCCGAGGAGATCGGCGGGGCACTGCCACAGGGCATTCCGGCGTTCGGCGATTCGATCGGCGGGATGAATATCGCGGGCGGGATCTCCGCGGCGCTGTTCCACCGGGAACGCACAGGCGAAGCCGTGGAACTCGACGTGTCCCTACTGAGCACCGCGTGGTGGGCCGCCGGCGCCAGCGTCACCCAGGGAATGGAGACCGGCGAGACGATGCGTTCGCTGATGCCGGGAACCACCGCGTCGGTCAACCCCTTCATGGCGAACTACCTGACGTCGGACGGCGGCACGATAAACCTGTGCATCGTCAGCCCGACCGGATACATTCGGGACGCGTTCGAGCATCTCGGACTGCCCGAATTGGCGGATGATCCACGATTCTGCGACGTCATGCCACTGATCCAAAACGCCGAAGCGGGCGTACAACTCATCGCCGAGGCGATCCGCAGCAGGCCCTTCGAATACTGGCGTCAGCACCTCAAGACCATGAAGGGCCAGTGGGCGCCGTTCCAGAGCCTCATCGACCTCGCCTCCGACGAGCAGGCGATCGACAACGACATGATCGTCGAGGTGGAAGCCAGCGACGGCGGCGCACCGTTCAAGGTCGTGCGCGGCCCCGTGCAGTTCAACCACGAGCCGCTGGAGACGACGCGTGCCCCGCAGGCCTCGGAGCACACCGAAATCGTGCTGATGGAACTCGGGATGGACTGGGACCGCATCGAGGCGCTCAAGAATGCAGGCGCCATCGCCTAA